A window of Ranitomeya variabilis isolate aRanVar5 chromosome 2, aRanVar5.hap1, whole genome shotgun sequence contains these coding sequences:
- the LOC143804930 gene encoding uncharacterized protein LOC143804930 isoform X2, with translation MEKERRRAQRDRVLRERRGIDEEQVPLFALGRKDYILPDMDTDASEMASKCQNLEKIRKTKRYEILTKKRNMENLMESHSAAYADLQRAILISLKKIGALVPEIRRKNKDAILNKRRNIGAELELDEVLQETPRHVTISRSESLETPSLQRAAAQKRIRNSRDWVVQCRRRLIYAKPIINGNGALRRSGTSAENISIPETKQLSDSPPNTSLDKEEPADGMVKTPHDTSDMPAQGLGDASVQISPQRELADTDEPMDLDSVKFWKPAQGLSDARVQISPQRELADTDEPMDLDSVKFWKPAQGLSDARVQISPQRQLVHTDQPMDLYSLEFLEDLGKGSYGNVSLASDLINEGLLAIKFMDKSSCEDIIYIELEVLRMAAGCPYLMSMRGFMETPTEYAIAMDYMAGGDLLHHMNDSILFNTKTIRLFAAEMVCGIQFLHERLVIHGDLKPGNILIQDTGHIKISDFGLSAVNVPEDYLVKGIVGTLGYTAPEIMNGEGYNHLADSFSFGVILYLISVGAWPFYSKGSLDEYHQSLNDKIVYFPPEMCNNTMAIIKGLLCKTPSARLAIKSSIRSHPFFHFIDWSDVECGRSEPPFPYYYDY, from the exons ATGGAGAAAGAGAGAAGAAGAGCCCAAAGAGATCGGGTTCTGAGAGAGAGGAGAGGAATCGATGAAGAGCAGGTACCATTGTTCGCTTTAGGGCGAAAAGACTATATACTACCGGACATGGACACTGACGCCTCAGAAATGGCGTCCAAATgtcaaaatctggaaaaaattagaaagaccaaaagataTGAGATCCTTACAAAGAAAAGGAATATGGAGAACCTCATGGAGTCTCACTCTGCAGCCTACGCTGATCTTCAGAGGGCCATTCTTATCTCCTTGAAAAAAATCGGAGCTCTGGTCCCTGAAATACGGAGGAAGAACAAAGATGCCATCCTCAATAAGCGGAGAAACATCGGCGCAGAGTTAGAGCTGGACGAGGTTCTCCAAGAAACACCGAGACATGtcacaatctccagatctgaaagtCTGGAGACACCGAGCCTACAAAGAGCGGCAGCCCAGAAGAGGATCAGGAACAGCAGAGACTGGGTTGTCCAATGTAGGAGACGCCTCATCTATGCCAAACCCATAATAAATGGGAATGGTGCATTACGGAGGTCCGGGACATCAGCTGAGAACATCTCCATCCCAGAGACCAAACAGCTGAGTGATTCTCCACCAAACACCTCACTGGATAAAGAGGAACCAG CAGATGGAATGGTTAAGACACCCCACGACACATCAGACATGCCGGCACAAGGCCTTGGTGATGCCAGTGTACAGATTTCTCCACAAAGAGAACTGGCCGACACAGACGAACCTATGGACCTAGACAGTGTCAAGTTCTGGAAGCCGGCACAAGGCCTTAGTGATGCCAGAGTACAGATTTCTCCACAAAGAGAACTGGCCGACACAGACGAACCTATGGACCTCGACAGTGTCAAGTTCTGGAAGCCGGCACAAGGCCTTAGTGATGCCAGAGTACAGATTTCTCCACAAAGACAACTGGTCCACACAGACCAACCTATGGACCTTTACAGTCTCGAGTTCTTGGAAGATCTTGGAAAAGGAAGCTATGGAAAT GTCAGCTTGGCATCAGATCTGATCAATGAAGGACTGCTGGCCATTAAGTTCATGGACAAGAGTTCTTGTGAGGACATCATCTATATAGAGCTAGAAGTCCTGAGAATGGCTGCTGGGTGCCCCTACCTAATGTCCATGCGGGGGTTTATGGAGACACCGACGGAGTATGCAATAGCCATGGACTATATGGCCGGAGGAGACCTGCTTCACCACATGAACGATTCGATACTGTTCAACACAAAAACAATAAG ACTCTTTGCGGCAGAGATGGTGTGCGGAATCCAATTCCTGCATGAACGCCTCGTCATACATGG TGACCTGAAGCCCGGGAACATCCTCATCCAAGACACAGGACACATCAAAATCTCCGACTTTGGCTTATCAGCCGTGAATGTGCCTGAGGATTATCTAGTGAAGGGCATTGTTGGCACTTTGGGTTACACCGCGCCCGAG ATAATGAATGGTGAAGGATACAACCATCTGGCAGACTCCTTTTCCTTTGGAGTGATCCTATATCTGATAAGCGTAGGGGCCTGGCCATTTTACAGCAAAGGCTCACTGGACGAATACCACCAGTCTCTGAATGACAAAATAGTTTATTTTCCACCAGAGATGTGCAATAATACCATGGCTATCATAAAAGGG CTTCTCTGCAAAACTCCATCTGCCCGATTGGCCATAAAATCATCCATCAGGTCCCACCCGTTCTTCCACTTCATAGACTGGAGCGATGTGGAGTGCGGCAGATCCGAGCCACCATTCCCATATTACTAT GATTATTAG
- the LOC143804930 gene encoding uncharacterized protein LOC143804930 isoform X3 gives MEKERRRAQRDRVLRERRGIDEEQVPLFALGRKDYILPDMDTDASEMASKCQNLEKIRKTKRYEILTKKRNMENLMESHSAAYADLQRAILISLKKIGALVPEIRRKNKDAILNKRRNIGAELELDEVLQETPRHVTISRSESLETPSLQRAAAQKRIRNSRDWVVQCRRRLIYAKPIINGNGALRRSGTSAENISIPETKQLSDSPPNTSLDKEEPDGMVKTPHDTSDMPAQGLGDASVQISPQRELADTDEPMDLDSVKFWKPAQGLSDARVQISPQRELADTDEPMDLDSVKFWKPAQGLSDARVQISPQRQLVHTDQPMDLYSLEFLEDLGKGSYGNVSLASDLINEGLLAIKFMDKSSCEDIIYIELEVLRMAAGCPYLMSMRGFMETPTEYAIAMDYMAGGDLLHHMNDSILFNTKTIRLFAAEMVCGIQFLHERLVIHGDLKPGNILIQDTGHIKISDFGLSAVNVPEDYLVKGIVGTLGYTAPEIMNGEGYNHLADSFSFGVILYLISVGAWPFYSKGSLDEYHQSLNDKIVYFPPEMCNNTMAIIKGLLCKTPSARLAIKSSIRSHPFFHFIDWSDVECGRSEPPFPYYYQDY, from the exons ATGGAGAAAGAGAGAAGAAGAGCCCAAAGAGATCGGGTTCTGAGAGAGAGGAGAGGAATCGATGAAGAGCAGGTACCATTGTTCGCTTTAGGGCGAAAAGACTATATACTACCGGACATGGACACTGACGCCTCAGAAATGGCGTCCAAATgtcaaaatctggaaaaaattagaaagaccaaaagataTGAGATCCTTACAAAGAAAAGGAATATGGAGAACCTCATGGAGTCTCACTCTGCAGCCTACGCTGATCTTCAGAGGGCCATTCTTATCTCCTTGAAAAAAATCGGAGCTCTGGTCCCTGAAATACGGAGGAAGAACAAAGATGCCATCCTCAATAAGCGGAGAAACATCGGCGCAGAGTTAGAGCTGGACGAGGTTCTCCAAGAAACACCGAGACATGtcacaatctccagatctgaaagtCTGGAGACACCGAGCCTACAAAGAGCGGCAGCCCAGAAGAGGATCAGGAACAGCAGAGACTGGGTTGTCCAATGTAGGAGACGCCTCATCTATGCCAAACCCATAATAAATGGGAATGGTGCATTACGGAGGTCCGGGACATCAGCTGAGAACATCTCCATCCCAGAGACCAAACAGCTGAGTGATTCTCCACCAAACACCTCACTGGATAAAGAGGAACCAG ATGGAATGGTTAAGACACCCCACGACACATCAGACATGCCGGCACAAGGCCTTGGTGATGCCAGTGTACAGATTTCTCCACAAAGAGAACTGGCCGACACAGACGAACCTATGGACCTAGACAGTGTCAAGTTCTGGAAGCCGGCACAAGGCCTTAGTGATGCCAGAGTACAGATTTCTCCACAAAGAGAACTGGCCGACACAGACGAACCTATGGACCTCGACAGTGTCAAGTTCTGGAAGCCGGCACAAGGCCTTAGTGATGCCAGAGTACAGATTTCTCCACAAAGACAACTGGTCCACACAGACCAACCTATGGACCTTTACAGTCTCGAGTTCTTGGAAGATCTTGGAAAAGGAAGCTATGGAAAT GTCAGCTTGGCATCAGATCTGATCAATGAAGGACTGCTGGCCATTAAGTTCATGGACAAGAGTTCTTGTGAGGACATCATCTATATAGAGCTAGAAGTCCTGAGAATGGCTGCTGGGTGCCCCTACCTAATGTCCATGCGGGGGTTTATGGAGACACCGACGGAGTATGCAATAGCCATGGACTATATGGCCGGAGGAGACCTGCTTCACCACATGAACGATTCGATACTGTTCAACACAAAAACAATAAG ACTCTTTGCGGCAGAGATGGTGTGCGGAATCCAATTCCTGCATGAACGCCTCGTCATACATGG TGACCTGAAGCCCGGGAACATCCTCATCCAAGACACAGGACACATCAAAATCTCCGACTTTGGCTTATCAGCCGTGAATGTGCCTGAGGATTATCTAGTGAAGGGCATTGTTGGCACTTTGGGTTACACCGCGCCCGAG ATAATGAATGGTGAAGGATACAACCATCTGGCAGACTCCTTTTCCTTTGGAGTGATCCTATATCTGATAAGCGTAGGGGCCTGGCCATTTTACAGCAAAGGCTCACTGGACGAATACCACCAGTCTCTGAATGACAAAATAGTTTATTTTCCACCAGAGATGTGCAATAATACCATGGCTATCATAAAAGGG CTTCTCTGCAAAACTCCATCTGCCCGATTGGCCATAAAATCATCCATCAGGTCCCACCCGTTCTTCCACTTCATAGACTGGAGCGATGTGGAGTGCGGCAGATCCGAGCCACCATTCCCATATTACTAT CAGGATTATTAG
- the LOC143804930 gene encoding uncharacterized protein LOC143804930 isoform X1 — MEKERRRAQRDRVLRERRGIDEEQVPLFALGRKDYILPDMDTDASEMASKCQNLEKIRKTKRYEILTKKRNMENLMESHSAAYADLQRAILISLKKIGALVPEIRRKNKDAILNKRRNIGAELELDEVLQETPRHVTISRSESLETPSLQRAAAQKRIRNSRDWVVQCRRRLIYAKPIINGNGALRRSGTSAENISIPETKQLSDSPPNTSLDKEEPADGMVKTPHDTSDMPAQGLGDASVQISPQRELADTDEPMDLDSVKFWKPAQGLSDARVQISPQRELADTDEPMDLDSVKFWKPAQGLSDARVQISPQRQLVHTDQPMDLYSLEFLEDLGKGSYGNVSLASDLINEGLLAIKFMDKSSCEDIIYIELEVLRMAAGCPYLMSMRGFMETPTEYAIAMDYMAGGDLLHHMNDSILFNTKTIRLFAAEMVCGIQFLHERLVIHGDLKPGNILIQDTGHIKISDFGLSAVNVPEDYLVKGIVGTLGYTAPEIMNGEGYNHLADSFSFGVILYLISVGAWPFYSKGSLDEYHQSLNDKIVYFPPEMCNNTMAIIKGLLCKTPSARLAIKSSIRSHPFFHFIDWSDVECGRSEPPFPYYYQDY, encoded by the exons ATGGAGAAAGAGAGAAGAAGAGCCCAAAGAGATCGGGTTCTGAGAGAGAGGAGAGGAATCGATGAAGAGCAGGTACCATTGTTCGCTTTAGGGCGAAAAGACTATATACTACCGGACATGGACACTGACGCCTCAGAAATGGCGTCCAAATgtcaaaatctggaaaaaattagaaagaccaaaagataTGAGATCCTTACAAAGAAAAGGAATATGGAGAACCTCATGGAGTCTCACTCTGCAGCCTACGCTGATCTTCAGAGGGCCATTCTTATCTCCTTGAAAAAAATCGGAGCTCTGGTCCCTGAAATACGGAGGAAGAACAAAGATGCCATCCTCAATAAGCGGAGAAACATCGGCGCAGAGTTAGAGCTGGACGAGGTTCTCCAAGAAACACCGAGACATGtcacaatctccagatctgaaagtCTGGAGACACCGAGCCTACAAAGAGCGGCAGCCCAGAAGAGGATCAGGAACAGCAGAGACTGGGTTGTCCAATGTAGGAGACGCCTCATCTATGCCAAACCCATAATAAATGGGAATGGTGCATTACGGAGGTCCGGGACATCAGCTGAGAACATCTCCATCCCAGAGACCAAACAGCTGAGTGATTCTCCACCAAACACCTCACTGGATAAAGAGGAACCAG CAGATGGAATGGTTAAGACACCCCACGACACATCAGACATGCCGGCACAAGGCCTTGGTGATGCCAGTGTACAGATTTCTCCACAAAGAGAACTGGCCGACACAGACGAACCTATGGACCTAGACAGTGTCAAGTTCTGGAAGCCGGCACAAGGCCTTAGTGATGCCAGAGTACAGATTTCTCCACAAAGAGAACTGGCCGACACAGACGAACCTATGGACCTCGACAGTGTCAAGTTCTGGAAGCCGGCACAAGGCCTTAGTGATGCCAGAGTACAGATTTCTCCACAAAGACAACTGGTCCACACAGACCAACCTATGGACCTTTACAGTCTCGAGTTCTTGGAAGATCTTGGAAAAGGAAGCTATGGAAAT GTCAGCTTGGCATCAGATCTGATCAATGAAGGACTGCTGGCCATTAAGTTCATGGACAAGAGTTCTTGTGAGGACATCATCTATATAGAGCTAGAAGTCCTGAGAATGGCTGCTGGGTGCCCCTACCTAATGTCCATGCGGGGGTTTATGGAGACACCGACGGAGTATGCAATAGCCATGGACTATATGGCCGGAGGAGACCTGCTTCACCACATGAACGATTCGATACTGTTCAACACAAAAACAATAAG ACTCTTTGCGGCAGAGATGGTGTGCGGAATCCAATTCCTGCATGAACGCCTCGTCATACATGG TGACCTGAAGCCCGGGAACATCCTCATCCAAGACACAGGACACATCAAAATCTCCGACTTTGGCTTATCAGCCGTGAATGTGCCTGAGGATTATCTAGTGAAGGGCATTGTTGGCACTTTGGGTTACACCGCGCCCGAG ATAATGAATGGTGAAGGATACAACCATCTGGCAGACTCCTTTTCCTTTGGAGTGATCCTATATCTGATAAGCGTAGGGGCCTGGCCATTTTACAGCAAAGGCTCACTGGACGAATACCACCAGTCTCTGAATGACAAAATAGTTTATTTTCCACCAGAGATGTGCAATAATACCATGGCTATCATAAAAGGG CTTCTCTGCAAAACTCCATCTGCCCGATTGGCCATAAAATCATCCATCAGGTCCCACCCGTTCTTCCACTTCATAGACTGGAGCGATGTGGAGTGCGGCAGATCCGAGCCACCATTCCCATATTACTAT CAGGATTATTAG